AGTGATGCGACGCCGCAGAATGTGATCACCCAATTACAGAGGGCGCTGGATACTGGCGAAAAAAAATGGGAGTATGCAGACGATTTCGGTTATCTGCTTCCGTTGCTCAAGGATCTAAAGATTTCTATTTCATCACAAATGCTGCCGTTTTCAAAAACGAGTTTGCAGCGGCATTTGATCGGGCCGGATCGACCGCGGGCTTTGTATTTCAATGACGATGCGTATGTCGGCTACGTTCAGGACGGGATGCTGGAACTGATGGTGACTGATGAAAAACTGGGGATGGTGTTTTATACGTTGAAGCAGACGCCAGCGAAGAAGCCTCAACTTCAGCGACAGGTGGCAAGTTGCATGACTTGTCATGCTTCGACGCGCACGAAAAATATTCCCGGTCTGCTGGTGCGCTCGATGTTCGTTGATCCGGTGGGACTGCCGGTGATCTCGGCGGGCAGTTTTCGAACGGACCATTCCAGTCCGCTTTCAGAGCGTTGGGGAGGCTGGTATGTAACGGGCACGCATGGAAAAACAACGCATATGGGAAATTTTCACCTGGCTTCCTCAAAGCGGCCGAAGAAGCCGATTGAAAACAAGACAGGGCTGAATCTCAAGAATCTTTCATCACTGAAAGAGATCGCCCACTATCCAAGCCCGCATAGTGATCTTGTGGCACTGATGGTTTTTGAGCATCAGATCGACGCGCACAATTTTATCATCCGCACGAACTATGCCTGGCAGATTGATGTGCATAACGGAGATACAGAGCAAGAGGACGCAGTCTGGAAGCAGGAAGTGGAGCAGCTGGTGAAGTATTTGTTGTTTGAGAAAGAAGCGAAACTGGAATTTCCAATCCAGGGGACTTCCTCGTTTGCAACTGAGTTTGCGAAACAGGGCCCCTTTGATTCTCAGGGGCGGTCTCTGCGACAGTTCGATCTCGAGCGACGACTGTTTCAATTTCCCTGCAGTTACATGATTTATTCGAAGGCGTTTCGATCATTAGCTGAACCCGTGCGAACCTATGTCTATCAGCGATTGAAGGGGGTGATTAGCGGTGATGATGAGTCGTTGTTGTCTCAAAAGATGTCTGAATCCGATCGTCAAAATCTGGCAGAGATACTTCCTGCAACCATCCCGGAATTGAAACAGGTGTGGGAACGGATGGGAAGTTCTGCATCAGCACTGGTTCCGTAGCTTCAGTTCGTGGGTCGTGTGACTTTCGGGTAGGATACTTGCTCTTGAGTTGCTGAAAGGATCGACGATAAATGTTATTCGTAGGGGCAGGTCTATGTGCCTGCCCGCCTGGTGAGATTCGATGTTGTATTCTGCTTGTGAAGGCACCGGTTGTAACGTTCGAAAGTCACCATAAGAACAACGTCGATAGTGCGGGCGACCACATAGGGTCGCCCCTACCTGGATTTGACAAACTTATTAATATGAATTTTCTTCCGGGGCGTGAAGGTGTCAAGAGGGAGCGACAAAAATTACCTTTCGAAGGAGCGATGATATGCTAAGAAGTGCTTTCAATTTCCTGTCTGGGCCCGATTCCGCGCTACGATGTCGCACGATAACTGAGGTGCGGATGAGCACGGTTTTGGAAAATCGTGCTGAAACAAGCGGGTTTGATGGTGCTGATTTTCTCAGTGGTTTGGAGATTTCACCTGAACCAGTAGTGCTCACTCGCGCGCGCGACGTTATCTCCGCATGTTAGACGAGGGCGTGGATGTGTCCATACGAAAAAAACGCCCTGAAAACAGGGCGTTTTTGTGGATTGGCAAATTCCTGATGCTGTCAACCTTAATTCGGTTTTTGAAGCGTTGCGACATGCGCGGCTCTGGTTCAGGAATTGGTTTCGGGAACGTGGCTGAGTTCCAGCGTGTTGGCAGGAGCCATCTTTTCGTTTTTGGTATCCCAGCCCATCATCTGGCCGGAACGCCAGGATTCATTTGCCATGTTGACCGCGACGACTCCTGCCAGACCGAGTTCGCTCGGACAGTTGAGGGCTTCGCCGTTGCGCAGATGATTCTGCAGATTCGTGTGATGCAGCTTGGTATCTTCAGCACCCGACTTTTTATGTTCCGCGAGCACCTTACCGTCTTTGTCTTTCGCGACCCAGCCTTCACGGGTGAAGTAGAGGGTGCCTCGATAGCCGCGAATCAAGTGATCGATACCGACGCGATTGCTCATCGTGCCGAGAACATAAACCGTCATGCCGCGCGGGTATTCGCAAATCATTTCGAAGTTATCAGGAAGGGTGCGACCATCATTCCACTGCCAGATGCCACCCATGCCGACGACGCGACGGGGGTAGAGCAGGTTGCAGGCTTTCATGATTCGCGTGATGCGGTGAATGAACAGGTCGGTGCAGATACCACCCGAGTATTGAGAATAGTTGCGCCATTCAAAGTAATGGTGCGGGTTCCAGTCGATCTTTGGTGCGTGTCCGAGCCAGGCGTCCCAGTTGAGGTCGGCCGGTTTCGGTTCATCGTCTTTGAGACCGGGGCGACGCCAGGGGCCTTGCGAACCGTAGCGGCGGACGTATTCGATCTGGGCCTGTACGACCTGACCGAGCACACCTTCTTCAATCGCTTTGGCGGCGGAGGAGTAGGAATCGTCGGACATGCCTTGCACGCCGACCTGGATCGGCAGTTTGGTCTCTTTCTGTTTTTTGATGACGGCTTGGGCTTCGGGGATGCTGTGCGTCATTGGTTTTTCACAATAGACGGCTTTGCCGGCATCCAGAGCGTCGATCGTCATTTGCGCGTGCCAGTGTTCCGGCGTGGCGATGGTGACGTAATCGATGTCCTTGATTTCCAGAACCTTGCGATAGTCGTCAAAAGCATGCTGGGCGCCGGTTTTGGTTTTTCCTTCTTCGGCACGGGTTTTCCAGCAGTCGGCAACCGCGATGGCTTCGACGTTGTTTTTATCCTTGATGGCGTTGTACGTATTCATGTGGGCGTTGGCCATGCCGCCCGCGCCGATGAAGCCGACGCGAATCCGGTCGTTGGCGCCAAGAATACTGCCGTAGCTTTGTGCGGTCCAGGCCAGGCCGGCTGCGACAGTGCCGCCGGTCTGGAGGAAACTTCTGCGCGTGACTTCAGAGGAAGCCGCTTTCTTTTCAGAACTCATGCGTACTTATCCTGTTTTGAATTAAGGAGTGATCGATGTGGAAAGCTCAGTCGCTTACTTGAGTTCTTTGATTCGCAGATTTTTGAACTCAATTTTCGCGCCATGACCACACAGGCAGATGTGCCCGATTTCCCGTTTCAGTCCGGGGTGATCTTTGTGATCGATGGTGCCGTTTTTCTTGGCGTCGGTCATATCGAAGTCGACAATGACGGTGCCGTTCAATGTGACTTTGACTTTGTTGCCATCGACGAGAAGTTCCTGTGTGTTCCATTCCCCAACTGGTTTGAGGTGACCGCGTTTGGCAGGAGCGGTGCCGTAAAGCGAACCGTGGTATTGGTATTTCTGAAGCTTGGCGTATTTTTTCGCTGTGTCATCAAGGATCTGGATTTCTTTTCCGGCATAAGCGGGGCTGGTTTTGGGGTGACGTGGCACGTGGAAGCCGATGCCGTTATTCGCGCCGGGTTCGAGTTTGAAATCAAACCGCAGAACAAAGTTTTTGTATTCTTTGTCCGTGAAGAGATTTCCGCCGCTGTCTTTTTTGCTGATCAACATGCCGTCTTTGGCATAATATCCGTCGGTGGCACCTTCCCAGCCATCGAGGTTTTTACCGTTGAAGATGCTGACAAAATCGCTGTCGCAATGTTCTTCCGCGACAAGAGGCTCGACAGAGAGACTGGCGAACGCCAACAGACAGAGGGCAGTAAACTTTCGGGTTGTGAATTGGAGCATCGTGTTGATTCCTTGATATTTCGCAATTGCTTGTAAGTCAGGAAGGAAAATCCTGTGATATTTAAGGATCTTTAAAAAGGTGTGCAGAATCGAGCATACCAAAGTGCGTTTACCAGAATCAATGGAAAACCCGGTGAAAGCGCATGGTTTTTTGTTTGAGGCATTTTTGATTAGAATCGCTAAGATATATGAAAATGGATTTCCCACATGGTCATTTCAATAGAAGCAGAACGGATATGAATTTAGAGAATCAAGCAGGGGCAGATGTTGCGACAATGCGCTGGGTTGGCGGAACAGATGGATATCTGAAGATGATCGACCAGACATTGCTGCCAACGGAGTTTCGCGAAATCGAATGTCGCGATGTAGAGACGGTCTGGGAAGCGATAAAGAAGCTGCGCGTTCGCGGCGCGCCGGCAATCGGAATTGCCGCCTCTTATGGAATTGTGCTGGCGGTACAAACCGGGACTGGGACACAGAGGCCGGACTTCGACCAGAGACTCATTGAAGCTGCGACCTATTTAGCGGAGAGCAGGCCGACCGCCGTCAATCTGTTCTGGGCGTTGGATCGGATGCAGAAGCTGGCGGAGAGTTCTCCGGATCTTTCCAATTCAGAGATGCATGAACTATTGCTGGAAGAAGCGCGGCTGATTGAGACTGAAGATTTAAAGATGTGCCATCAGATTGGTGAGGTCGGTGCGGAACTGCTTTCCAAGGGGGATGGCGTTCTCACACACTGCAATGCGGGTGGTCTGGCGACATCAGGAGGAGGGACGGCTCTGGCAGTTTTCTTTGAGGCGGCCCGACAGGGAAAACAGATTCACGTTTATGCAGACGAGACGAGACCGTTGCTGCAAGGCGCACGATTAACAACGTGGGAATTAATGCAGCGTGGCATTCCCGTGACATTGATCAGCGACTCGATGGCGGGCTGGGTGATGAAAGAAGGGAAAATTCAGGCGGTGGTGACAGGCGCGGATCGAATTGCCGCGAATGGCGATGCGGCGAACAAGATTGGCACATATTCGGTGGCACTGCTTGCCAGCATTCACGAGATTCCGTTTTATATCGCAGCCCCCTCCAGCACGTTTGATTTGAGTCTGGAGAGCGGCGAGGAAATTCCGATCGAAGAACGATTGCCGGAAGAGATCACCAATGGCTTTGGCAAGCAGACCGCGCCTGACGGAGTCGACGTGTATAACCCGGCGTTTGATGTGACACCCGCGAAATATATTCAAGGGATCATCACCGAGCGCGGTTTGATTGAGCCGGTGACGAAAGAGGAAGTTATGCGCGTGCTCTCTTCGGACCCGGTTTGAAGTTGAGTTTAAGAAGGGAAACTTCGAATCTTAGTAGCGGGGCGCCTGATTGTATCCCGGTGTCGCTGGCTGATACTGAGGCTGCACTGGCTGTTGTTGATACTGGGGCTGTTGCTGCTGATAAGGTCGGGCTGTCTGATATTGAACCGGTACCATGGCAGGTTGTTGCTGCAGATAAGTCGAGTTGCGTTGTTGTTCCTGGTACGCCCGCTTCCGTTTCTGGATTTCTTCGATGTCTTGTTCACGAGGAGGCAGTGCATAGTTTTTCCAGGTGGCCTGTTCCTGATATCGATTCCAGAAATGCTGCGAGTAGGCTAATTGAGGGGTGATGCCCCAGCCGGACGCGGTCTGTGTTTGCGAAAGGACGTGCCGGTAGTTATACGGTTTGAAGTAATGGTAGCCACTATAAGGAGAAATTTCCTGAAAGTAGCCGTGCTGCCAGGGGTATTGGGAATCGAAGGGGTAGAGCGGGTCTCCATAGAGTCCGCTGGTGACTCCGGCGCTGGTCATGGGGTAACTTGCTTCGTACGGAAGTTCGGCGGCACCATAGTAGCCTCCGTTCGAAATCATAGGATCTCCGCTGACGGCAGCTGCGATGGCAATGGCAAAAATGGTGGTCGACATATCCGAAATTCCTCTGTATTTAACAGACAGAGACGATGCTCTGTGAACTGGCACAATCGTTAAGCTTGTTATCAGAGAGAGACTCTCCCTTACTCTTATTTATCGGATGATCAAACGGTCTTTCCTTCAGGCTCATCACAAAATTCGCAGGATGTAAATCACATACGCGCGCTACAACCTGAATATTTTCAAATCGGGTTAGATCATCCAGTGAAAATGGACCGGCAGAATCTGCCGAAAGCGTGCTCAGATTTCAAAAAAAAACGTGCTGTTCCGCTTTGAGTCAAAAAATGATGTAGGTTTATTAGTAGACGCGAGTGATGTCAGTTTGACATTCTTCGGCATTCATCGCGATCATTGATAGATACGAAATGACTTAGCGAGACGCAGTTTTTAGAGTGTGATGAATGTGCTTTTTCATCATCATGATGATCATTTGAAATACTTACATGAGGCGTAAGAGAGCAATTATGCAACAGTATAAAATCACTACAATCATGGTGATGATCTTCGTCGGCTCCGGATTTGTTTACGCCGATGATGTCATCCCCGGCGCTGATTTGGGAAAATCAGCCACTTTACCCCCTCCACCCGGTAATGTGGCTCCACGTCCAGACCCGGCGGCGAATGCGCAACCTCAACCGCAGGCAGGACCTGCTACAAATCCGGATGCGTTGACTCGCCCTGTTCCCGGATATCGAGGTGGTCCGTATGTCAGAGGCGGTAATCAATATTGGTTACCGAATAACGTGGTGCCGCAAGTCGGATCACCTTATTACTATAGTGCGACTCAAGGGCCCGGCGGTACGTATGGCATGGAAGGGCCGAGCGTTGGTATTCGAGCCGGACAGACCTGGTTTGGTGGTTATCACGAAGCGAACGTTGGAATGCAAAATCAGGGTTTGTCTGCTGATCCTTATACACGGCATTTCGGTCCCGGGTTTTATCGATCGAATGAATATGGTCATTTGCGATTTCCGTCCTACAGTTACCGCCGCCCCTGGTACAACCCGGGTGCTCCAACATATAACCGTGATACGAATTATCGCTGGTAATCAAATCTAAGAAGAGAAAATTGAAATAAGCAGACGTTGATTAGTTGTTGTCTTGAAACGCCCCGGTTTACCGCTGGGGCGTTTTTTTTGTCACTGAATTTGAAGGGGTTATCCTCAAGTTGCGCGATAGAAGAGGAAAATTAAGTTGAACCAGTCTAATCCTATTTTCATGATTAGCCGATACAAACAATACAATGTGGTATGTATCTACCCAAATTGCGTTCTCTATTTTTCAAATTTGGATAAATGACCCCAATTTTGAATTGATCGCCGCGATTTGAGACATGCCCTGAAGTGATTGTTTAACAGTAAGTTAGGGAAAACTTTCTGTCATAAAATAGATACAAATATGGGTTCTCAATCCTCTCGTTCCGGTTCTGGAGCGATGATTCATCCCAGAAAAATACACAGATATAACGCGAATTACCTTTTTCCTCTTTGCAGGTAATTGGGGAGCAACTGCGGATGTTCAAGCAGAACTGCCACGGATCGGCAATTCGATTATTAAAGAAGCATCGTTTTCGCAATGCGATTCAGCTGATCGCGATTGTGATAACGGGTTCACTTTCGATGGCGCAGGCCCAGGGGCCTTCTATGCTGCAGTTGCCAGCTCCTGCTGCTCAAGGAGACTCACGGTACGCTCCCGATCCGATACAAGTGCCTCCAAGCGATTCCAGACAATACCAACAGAGCCAGCAGGTACAACAGATTCCACAGGGAATGATCCCGATCCAGAACGTACAACACCAGACACGTGGTCCACGGGTACAGATGGTGCAGGATACGGGACGCATTACGAGAAAGCCACTCCCTACACAGATCCGTTCAACGCCGGGAATTTTTGATGAAATGGAAATCATCATTCGCCGGAGTCAGTTGATCATCACGAATTCACGAATCCGTCGGTATGCGATTGCCGATCCTTCGATCATCGAATTTGTCACCTACTCGCCGACTGAAGTTTCGATCGTCGGCTTGCAGCTGGGGACGACGACTTTAACACTCTGGTTTGAAGGGGATGATACCCCGATTACGTACCTGGTTCATACCATTCAGGATCCGAGTCTGGAAGGCCAGCGACGGATTGATTACGGCAAGCTGGAACGCAAGATTGCGGTTCTGTTTCCGAACAGTAAAGTCTACCTGATTCCCCTGTCGCGAAAGATTATCGTAAAAGGGGAAGCTTCCGATGCAACCGAAGCAGCGAAGATCCTGTCGGTAATTCGCGGTGAAGTGATCAACTATGACGGGAACCTGGGGGGACCACAGCCTTATGCAACGGGGGTCGGCTATGGAGGGGCCGGGGTTGACTCGACGTATGCGGGGGTCAATTTCGATTATGCCTCTTCTCTCATAGTAAATATGCTGGAAATTCCGGGCGAATTCCAGGTGATGATTCATGTGACGATTGCACAGATGAACCGCACGATGATGCGGCAGCTGGGTGTTGATTTAGCCGTGCTGTTTGACAACGGTCGTCAATTTATCGGTTCGACAATGGGGGGAGTGCCTTCCACTCTGACGGGTATTTTTGAAGCCGGTGAAGTGAATGTATTGATCAACGCGTTGGCGCAGAACGGTACTACGAAAATTATGGCGCGACCGACGTTAACGGTATTAAGTGGTCACTCGGCGAGTTTTCTTGCCGGTGGTGAATTTGCTGTACCGACAATTGTTGGTGTCGGGGGAGCCCAGGGGACGTCCACTACATTCCGTGGATTTGGTACCTCGATTGTTGTAACGCCGATTGTGATCGACAAAGATTTGATTCGAATGCGAATCGTTCCGGAATACAGTCAGATTAACGATTCCAACTCGGTTCAGGGGATTCCCGGTTTGAATTCCCGAAGAGCCCAGACCACAGTGGAACTGCGCGAAGGGCAGACGATTGTTCTGGCTGGTTTGTTTGGCAGCGATTCTTCTGTGGGTGTGACTCGGATTCCCTGGCTGGGAGAAATTCCACTCGTGGGCAGTTATCTTTTCAGTTCAAAACAGTCGAGCCGGGGCGAATCCGAATTGTTGATTACCGTGACACCACAGCTGGTTCGACCGATGGAAGAAGATGAAGTGCCCCCTTATCCGGGACATGAAGTGACTATTCCGGGAGATAAAGAACTGTATAAGTATGCGATGACAGAAGGGGCTCCTGACAAAGAGGTTTATCAGTTGCAGCCTTATGGTCGTGAGGCAGGGCAAGGAGTTCCCGTCGGATATCGAATGTTCAATCCTGCACCTGCTTCGCCGTACTATCCGCCGATGAACACGGGAACGTTTCAGCAAGGCTCAACAACACAGCCGATTCCTCAACGAGGGAGTACCTTCCCGGCTCAGCCGAGACCAGTCCGACCACCAGGACCGATTCGTTCGAACCAGCATCAGCCATTACCTCCACCACCAGCACCGGGGGTCAGCGGGCCGCAAGCTCATTCAGCCGCGTATCAGGAAAGTCTCTCGCAGCAACAGAATCAGCGTGGATTCACTCAAATGATCAAAGAGCGATTCCAGAACCGAACAACTGATAAAAATACCTGGGTACAACCGGCTGGTTATGTGGATCCCCGGATGAGACGGGAATCTGCCGAGCCTCAGAAAAGTCGTTCAAAATTTCCCTGGAGCAGGTCAAAGTAGTTAATTCCCAGAATGATGAATCCTTTTTTTCTGGCTGTGTGAAATCAGTCAGAACATCATGACTGGTTTTGAAACCAGATTCAATTTTGCTTGACTTTAAAAGTGAAGTTGGATGCTGGAGATCATAAATGCAAAAAAACGTCGTTAAAATAATTGAGGGACATGATGGCCCGACTATCAATATTTCATAAAATGATTCTTTCCACTACCTGCATCGTGCTGGTTGCCGGCTGCTGCAGTTGGGGGGGAGGAAAGTGTGGAAAATGCCACTTTGGTGGTGGCGGAGGCAATTGGGGATTCCATAAACGTTCATTTGCCATTCCAGAGGTCTATCCACTCGGCAGCGTGAATCGTGCGCATTATCACACGATGGAATCCAACGCGGAAGCCGTCGATTTCATTATCAACCGCAATGAATTTGTAGAGAACAGTGCCGAGTTAACGACCAATGGTAAAGATCATATTCTCGAAATTGGGGCACGAATGCGAAGCAATCCTTACCCTGTGATTGTGGAGCGGAGTGATAATAACTACGCGCCCGAGCTAGACGCGTATCGACGACAGTTGGTTGCCCGGATTTTAACCGACCTGGGAAACCAGGATGCTGATCAGCGAACGATTGTCTCTACACCATATGGTCGCTCTTTAAATTCACGCGAAGCCGAAATTGATTACTATCGTTTCATCTCAACACGCGGAGGAATCGGCGGGTTTGGAGGGGGCGGCGGCTTCGGCGGTGGTGGTGGAGGATTTGGTGGCGGTGGCTTCGGTGGGGGCGGTGGAGTTGGATTTTAATTCCAGGTCTGTTCCTGTTGGTTAAAACGGAACTCAAATCTTCAAACGATCAAAAACGCCATACGAGCTTTGCTTTTATGGCGTTTTTAAATGCTTATTTGACAGTGGCTTAAGAAAAACACATCAGGCTCAATTCAACTGAAAACCTCTCGAAAATGCG
This genomic interval from Gimesia alba contains the following:
- a CDS encoding 3-keto-disaccharide hydrolase — protein: MLQFTTRKFTALCLLAFASLSVEPLVAEEHCDSDFVSIFNGKNLDGWEGATDGYYAKDGMLISKKDSGGNLFTDKEYKNFVLRFDFKLEPGANNGIGFHVPRHPKTSPAYAGKEIQILDDTAKKYAKLQKYQYHGSLYGTAPAKRGHLKPVGEWNTQELLVDGNKVKVTLNGTVIVDFDMTDAKKNGTIDHKDHPGLKREIGHICLCGHGAKIEFKNLRIKELK
- a CDS encoding Gfo/Idh/MocA family protein; translated protein: MSSEKKAASSEVTRRSFLQTGGTVAAGLAWTAQSYGSILGANDRIRVGFIGAGGMANAHMNTYNAIKDKNNVEAIAVADCWKTRAEEGKTKTGAQHAFDDYRKVLEIKDIDYVTIATPEHWHAQMTIDALDAGKAVYCEKPMTHSIPEAQAVIKKQKETKLPIQVGVQGMSDDSYSSAAKAIEEGVLGQVVQAQIEYVRRYGSQGPWRRPGLKDDEPKPADLNWDAWLGHAPKIDWNPHHYFEWRNYSQYSGGICTDLFIHRITRIMKACNLLYPRRVVGMGGIWQWNDGRTLPDNFEMICEYPRGMTVYVLGTMSNRVGIDHLIRGYRGTLYFTREGWVAKDKDGKVLAEHKKSGAEDTKLHHTNLQNHLRNGEALNCPSELGLAGVVAVNMANESWRSGQMMGWDTKNEKMAPANTLELSHVPETNS
- the mtnA gene encoding S-methyl-5-thioribose-1-phosphate isomerase yields the protein MNLENQAGADVATMRWVGGTDGYLKMIDQTLLPTEFREIECRDVETVWEAIKKLRVRGAPAIGIAASYGIVLAVQTGTGTQRPDFDQRLIEAATYLAESRPTAVNLFWALDRMQKLAESSPDLSNSEMHELLLEEARLIETEDLKMCHQIGEVGAELLSKGDGVLTHCNAGGLATSGGGTALAVFFEAARQGKQIHVYADETRPLLQGARLTTWELMQRGIPVTLISDSMAGWVMKEGKIQAVVTGADRIAANGDAANKIGTYSVALLASIHEIPFYIAAPSSTFDLSLESGEEIPIEERLPEEITNGFGKQTAPDGVDVYNPAFDVTPAKYIQGIITERGLIEPVTKEEVMRVLSSDPV
- a CDS encoding type II and III secretion system protein family protein; translated protein: MFKQNCHGSAIRLLKKHRFRNAIQLIAIVITGSLSMAQAQGPSMLQLPAPAAQGDSRYAPDPIQVPPSDSRQYQQSQQVQQIPQGMIPIQNVQHQTRGPRVQMVQDTGRITRKPLPTQIRSTPGIFDEMEIIIRRSQLIITNSRIRRYAIADPSIIEFVTYSPTEVSIVGLQLGTTTLTLWFEGDDTPITYLVHTIQDPSLEGQRRIDYGKLERKIAVLFPNSKVYLIPLSRKIIVKGEASDATEAAKILSVIRGEVINYDGNLGGPQPYATGVGYGGAGVDSTYAGVNFDYASSLIVNMLEIPGEFQVMIHVTIAQMNRTMMRQLGVDLAVLFDNGRQFIGSTMGGVPSTLTGIFEAGEVNVLINALAQNGTTKIMARPTLTVLSGHSASFLAGGEFAVPTIVGVGGAQGTSTTFRGFGTSIVVTPIVIDKDLIRMRIVPEYSQINDSNSVQGIPGLNSRRAQTTVELREGQTIVLAGLFGSDSSVGVTRIPWLGEIPLVGSYLFSSKQSSRGESELLITVTPQLVRPMEEDEVPPYPGHEVTIPGDKELYKYAMTEGAPDKEVYQLQPYGREAGQGVPVGYRMFNPAPASPYYPPMNTGTFQQGSTTQPIPQRGSTFPAQPRPVRPPGPIRSNQHQPLPPPPAPGVSGPQAHSAAYQESLSQQQNQRGFTQMIKERFQNRTTDKNTWVQPAGYVDPRMRRESAEPQKSRSKFPWSRSK